From Verrucomicrobia bacterium S94, the proteins below share one genomic window:
- a CDS encoding 4Fe-4S ferredoxin, with protein sequence MKRKIIEIDEDLCNGCGECIVGCAEGALQLVNGKARMVKEDFCDGFGDCIGTCPTGALQIVEREAAAYDIEATREHVAQMGEEALKKFDEANAEHEAKEQTAAKPAGGCPGLKMRFGNKTTSEKPKTAETEVTGQVIRSDLDQWPIQLHLVQPQAPFFADKELVVLSTCSPVASPDVHWRYVRGRALVVACPKLDRTEGYVEKLSRIMAQNAIPKVIIVRMEVPCCGGLTAITQQAHALSGRSDLEIEEVTIGLDGELLAVKQL encoded by the coding sequence ATGAAACGAAAAATCATCGAAATCGACGAAGACCTCTGCAACGGATGCGGAGAATGTATTGTAGGCTGTGCGGAAGGTGCACTGCAGCTGGTAAACGGCAAAGCCAGAATGGTGAAGGAGGATTTCTGCGACGGCTTCGGCGACTGCATCGGAACCTGCCCCACCGGGGCGTTGCAGATTGTCGAGCGCGAGGCCGCCGCCTATGATATTGAAGCCACCCGTGAACATGTGGCCCAAATGGGCGAAGAAGCCCTGAAAAAATTTGATGAAGCCAACGCGGAACACGAAGCCAAAGAACAGACTGCGGCCAAACCCGCCGGCGGCTGCCCGGGGCTTAAAATGCGTTTCGGAAATAAAACGACTTCGGAAAAACCCAAAACGGCGGAAACCGAAGTGACCGGACAGGTAATCCGCTCCGATCTCGATCAATGGCCGATCCAGCTGCATCTGGTTCAGCCGCAGGCTCCTTTTTTTGCGGACAAAGAACTGGTGGTGCTGAGTACCTGTTCGCCGGTTGCTTCGCCGGATGTACACTGGCGCTATGTCCGAGGACGCGCACTGGTGGTCGCCTGCCCGAAACTGGACCGCACCGAAGGTTATGTTGAAAAGCTCTCCCGGATTATGGCGCAGAATGCGATTCCAAAAGTCATTATTGTCCGTATGGAAGTTCCGTGCTGCGGCGGTTTAACCGCCATTACTCAGCAGGCCCATGCGCTGAGTGGCCGCTCTGACCTTGAAATCGAAGAAGTCACCATCGGCCTCGACGGCGAACTGCTCGCAGTAAAACAACTTTAG
- a CDS encoding inositol monophosphatase — MNTLSLTDLLDVAVAAAKAAGGHAYNNKARRTETNETFAHDIKLVLDVESQKKAEAVISETFPEHGILGEEDAAPNQLSDYEWIIDPIDGTMNFSHGLEYWCSSVAVRHKGEVVAGCVYAPDYDACYTAHRDDTARLNGEPIRTAQTPALKKALILTGLSKEIEVNPDLYFGRFRKLTLNTKKLRLMGAAALDLCHVADGTADGFFEGSIFLWDYAAATLIVEQAGGVTRVFQDTEPAGSATVVASNRNIFDDLKSIYTEPC, encoded by the coding sequence ATGAATACGTTATCTTTAACTGATCTCCTCGATGTTGCCGTAGCCGCAGCCAAAGCGGCAGGCGGGCATGCCTACAACAATAAAGCCCGTCGCACCGAAACCAACGAAACATTTGCACACGATATTAAGCTGGTACTCGACGTTGAAAGTCAGAAAAAGGCCGAAGCCGTCATTTCGGAAACCTTTCCGGAACACGGAATTCTCGGCGAGGAAGATGCTGCACCGAATCAGCTGAGTGATTACGAATGGATCATTGATCCCATTGACGGCACCATGAACTTTTCGCACGGCCTTGAATACTGGTGCTCATCCGTGGCCGTCCGGCATAAAGGAGAAGTGGTTGCCGGTTGCGTTTATGCTCCCGACTACGATGCCTGCTATACGGCTCATCGTGACGATACAGCCCGGCTGAACGGAGAACCGATCCGGACAGCCCAAACCCCCGCCCTGAAAAAAGCGCTGATCTTAACCGGACTGTCAAAAGAAATTGAAGTTAACCCGGATCTCTATTTCGGCCGTTTCCGGAAACTGACGCTGAACACAAAAAAACTGCGGCTGATGGGTGCCGCCGCGCTGGACCTCTGCCATGTGGCTGACGGTACTGCCGATGGTTTTTTCGAGGGCAGTATTTTTCTCTGGGACTATGCCGCCGCAACTCTGATCGTTGAACAGGCCGGAGGCGTTACCCGGGTTTTTCAGGATACGGAACCGGCCGGTTCCGCCACGGTAGTGGCTTCAAACCGGAATATCTTCGATGACCTGAAATCGATTTACACCGAACCCTGTTAA
- the zupT gene encoding zinc transporter ZupT, protein MNNVWFAMGLTLFAGMATGIGSALAFLAKRTNYRFLSIATGFSAGVMLYVSFVEIFIKGVDSLVKSYGDPLGHWINCASFFGGMALIGIIDALIPHAENPHEIHTEYETKPLHDPDAPMPSSEELEMKTIAEEEAQIKHNAKLMRMGLFTALAIAIHNFPEGLATFLAALDNPTLGIPIAIAIALHNIPEGISVSVPIFYATGDRKKAFIYSFLSGLAEPVGALIAYFAIRFFVGGESGVIPPQIMGVLFGGVAGIMVYISLDELLPTSRAYGKGHDSLFGLVAGMAIMALSLLLMR, encoded by the coding sequence ATGAATAATGTCTGGTTTGCAATGGGGTTAACCCTCTTCGCCGGTATGGCCACCGGCATCGGCAGCGCGCTGGCATTCCTTGCCAAACGGACCAATTACCGCTTTCTCTCCATCGCCACCGGTTTTTCCGCCGGGGTTATGCTCTACGTCTCCTTCGTTGAAATTTTCATCAAAGGCGTTGATTCCCTTGTCAAATCCTATGGCGATCCACTGGGCCACTGGATCAACTGCGCCTCCTTCTTCGGCGGCATGGCGCTCATCGGCATTATTGACGCGCTGATTCCCCACGCGGAAAATCCGCACGAAATCCATACCGAATACGAAACCAAACCCCTCCACGACCCTGATGCCCCGATGCCCTCATCCGAAGAACTCGAGATGAAAACCATTGCGGAAGAAGAGGCCCAGATCAAACACAACGCCAAACTGATGCGCATGGGACTCTTCACCGCGCTGGCCATTGCCATTCACAACTTCCCGGAAGGCCTCGCCACTTTTCTGGCAGCCCTGGACAACCCCACCCTGGGTATTCCCATCGCCATCGCCATCGCCCTGCACAATATCCCTGAAGGTATAAGCGTATCCGTTCCGATTTTCTATGCCACCGGCGACCGCAAAAAAGCCTTCATATACTCCTTCCTCTCCGGACTCGCCGAACCGGTAGGCGCACTGATTGCCTATTTTGCCATCCGCTTCTTTGTCGGCGGAGAATCCGGCGTCATTCCGCCGCAGATTATGGGCGTTCTATTCGGCGGCGTAGCCGGCATTATGGTCTACATCAGCCTCGACGAACTCCTGCCCACCAGCCGTGCCTACGGAAAAGGCCACGACTCCCTCTTCGGGCTCGTCGCCGGTATGGCCATCATGGCGCTGAGCCTGCTGCTCATGCGCTGA
- the hemB gene encoding porphobilinogen synthase has protein sequence MFPEVRLRRLRKSAGIRKMLDLPLPGPEKFMWPTFVIDGEGKREAIESMPGQYRLSIDQLLKELEPLADAGIGSVLLFGLAEDSEKDAVGSEAFNENGTVQRAITAVKKEFPDLVVAADACVCAYTEHGHCGPLTASGDVDNDAAIANLARICVSQAAAGADIVAPSAMMDGQVLAIREGLDEAGLTDTILMSYSTKFASSMYGPFRDAEKSQPGKGDRKGYQASFGDLRTALRESELDEMEGADMLMIKPSIFYLDILARMREATDLPIAAYNVSGEYSMLHATAQRGWGDLKAMVQESTLALTRAGADILISYWANQYNELFRD, from the coding sequence ATGTTCCCCGAAGTTAGACTCAGACGTCTTCGTAAATCAGCAGGCATCCGCAAAATGCTGGACCTTCCCCTACCCGGCCCCGAAAAATTTATGTGGCCGACCTTCGTCATCGACGGTGAAGGCAAACGCGAAGCCATCGAATCCATGCCTGGACAATACCGGCTCAGCATTGATCAGCTTTTAAAAGAACTCGAACCCCTGGCCGATGCAGGCATCGGCAGCGTACTGCTCTTCGGTTTGGCCGAGGATTCCGAAAAAGATGCCGTCGGATCGGAAGCCTTTAATGAAAACGGTACTGTCCAGCGCGCCATTACCGCCGTCAAAAAGGAGTTCCCCGACCTCGTTGTTGCGGCTGATGCCTGCGTCTGCGCCTACACCGAGCACGGCCACTGCGGCCCCCTGACCGCTTCCGGTGATGTGGATAACGATGCCGCCATCGCCAACCTCGCCAGAATCTGTGTTTCCCAGGCCGCCGCCGGCGCCGATATTGTCGCTCCGAGCGCCATGATGGACGGTCAGGTGCTGGCCATCCGTGAAGGCCTTGATGAGGCCGGTCTGACCGATACCATCCTCATGAGCTATTCCACCAAATTTGCCTCCTCCATGTACGGTCCCTTCCGCGATGCCGAAAAATCGCAACCCGGCAAAGGCGACCGAAAAGGTTATCAGGCCTCGTTCGGCGACCTCCGTACCGCACTGCGCGAATCGGAACTCGATGAAATGGAAGGGGCCGACATGCTCATGATCAAACCGTCCATTTTCTACCTCGATATCCTCGCCAGAATGCGCGAAGCCACCGATCTGCCGATTGCGGCCTACAATGTCAGCGGCGAATATTCCATGCTCCACGCCACCGCCCAGCGCGGCTGGGGCGACCTCAAAGCCATGGTTCAGGAATCCACCCTTGCCCTCACCCGCGCCGGCGCCGACATTCTCATTTCCTACTGGGCCAACCAGTACAATGAACTGTTCCGCGATTAA
- a CDS encoding cupin domain-containing protein encodes MSDEYKGRPLNLKNEISYADGAVISKMLLKKETGNITLFSFDKGQGLSEHTSPFDAVVQVVEGEGAFIIDGNLKTVKEGEMIIMPANIPHDVQAAEQPFKMLLTMIRSQNS; translated from the coding sequence ATGAGCGACGAATATAAAGGCAGACCCCTGAACCTCAAAAATGAAATCTCCTACGCCGACGGCGCCGTCATCAGCAAAATGCTGCTGAAAAAAGAAACCGGCAACATCACCCTCTTCTCCTTCGACAAAGGACAGGGCCTCAGCGAACACACTTCCCCGTTCGACGCCGTCGTACAGGTAGTCGAAGGCGAAGGCGCCTTTATCATCGACGGCAACCTGAAAACGGTTAAAGAAGGCGAAATGATCATTATGCCGGCCAACATCCCGCACGACGTGCAGGCCGCTGAACAACCCTTTAAAATGCTGCTGACGATGATCCGGTCCCAAAACAGCTAA
- the nth gene encoding endonuclease III — protein sequence MKTRKERAEYIARKLDELYPELPIPLDHKDAYTLLIAVLLSAQCTDARVNMVTPALFALADNPHDMAKLSVEKILETIKTCGLANSKAKNIKRLSEMLVEKYDGEVPRTFEQLEELPGVGHKTASVVMIHAFKIPAFPVDTHIHRLAQRWGLTKGKNVEQTERDCKKLWPPEDWEKLHLQIITYGREYCTARGCDGTKCEICRTTHPNRKKPFIANKA from the coding sequence GTGAAAACACGAAAAGAACGTGCGGAATATATTGCCCGGAAACTCGACGAACTCTATCCGGAACTCCCGATCCCGCTGGATCATAAAGACGCCTATACCCTGCTGATTGCCGTACTGCTGTCGGCGCAATGTACCGATGCGCGGGTGAATATGGTAACGCCGGCCCTTTTCGCGTTAGCCGACAACCCGCACGATATGGCGAAACTGTCTGTAGAGAAAATTCTCGAAACCATCAAAACCTGCGGGCTGGCCAACAGTAAGGCAAAGAACATCAAGCGACTCTCCGAGATGCTTGTGGAAAAATATGACGGTGAGGTGCCGCGTACCTTTGAACAGCTGGAGGAACTTCCAGGGGTTGGACATAAAACCGCCAGCGTTGTCATGATTCATGCCTTCAAAATTCCGGCCTTTCCGGTCGATACCCACATTCATCGCCTCGCCCAGCGCTGGGGATTGACCAAAGGTAAAAATGTCGAGCAGACCGAAAGAGACTGTAAAAAACTATGGCCGCCGGAAGACTGGGAAAAACTGCACCTGCAGATCATCACCTACGGGCGCGAATACTGCACCGCCCGCGGCTGCGACGGCACCAAATGCGAAATCTGCCGCACCACCCATCCCAACCGCAAAAAGCCTTTCATCGCCAACAAAGCTTAG
- a CDS encoding class I SAM-dependent methyltransferase, protein MAKKKKKSKAFPDIHWLYEASVQNVDTDLDFGVRVYRKHWKRKPLTVREDFCGTAKLAARWAQRNKLNEAWGIDLHKPTLDWGIKNNVSGLTEKQRKRLHLIHGDVLEETTPKVDITFALNFSFCVFKKREVLRDYFKRVCKCLNKEGLFILDIYGGTEAIMEKEDDVREIPGLTTPDGLEIPDFEYIWDQAYYNPINHDTTCHIHFDVPGYGRIEKAFTYEWRLWTLMELQEVLIEAGFSKAEVYLHDFDDDGESDEIYRLRKTYENVQGWVSYVVGVK, encoded by the coding sequence ATGGCAAAGAAAAAAAAGAAGAGTAAAGCATTTCCTGATATTCACTGGCTCTACGAAGCTTCCGTTCAGAACGTGGACACCGATCTTGATTTCGGAGTACGGGTCTACCGTAAACACTGGAAGCGGAAACCGTTGACCGTACGCGAAGACTTCTGCGGGACAGCCAAACTGGCGGCACGCTGGGCCCAGCGGAATAAGCTGAATGAAGCCTGGGGAATTGATTTGCACAAACCTACGCTGGATTGGGGCATAAAGAACAATGTTTCCGGCCTGACCGAAAAACAGCGCAAACGGCTGCACCTCATTCATGGCGATGTCCTGGAGGAAACCACGCCGAAAGTCGATATAACCTTTGCGCTGAACTTTTCCTTCTGTGTCTTTAAAAAGCGCGAGGTACTGCGTGATTATTTCAAACGCGTCTGTAAATGCCTCAACAAAGAGGGCCTCTTTATTCTCGATATTTATGGCGGCACCGAAGCCATTATGGAAAAAGAGGATGATGTCCGGGAGATTCCCGGTCTGACCACCCCCGACGGACTGGAGATACCGGACTTTGAATACATCTGGGATCAGGCCTACTACAACCCGATCAACCACGACACCACCTGCCATATTCATTTCGACGTTCCGGGCTATGGCAGAATTGAAAAAGCATTCACCTATGAATGGCGCCTATGGACTCTTATGGAACTGCAGGAGGTTTTAATCGAAGCCGGCTTCTCAAAAGCCGAGGTCTATCTGCACGACTTCGATGACGATGGCGAATCCGATGAAATCTACCGCCTCCGTAAAACCTACGAAAACGTCCAGGGCTGGGTCTCCTATGTGGTGGGAGTGAAATAG
- a CDS encoding Crp/Fnr family transcriptional regulator, translating to MEIELLIKNASFFKGLNGEHHTELARICSLRKLKKRDYLFHEGETGKSMFLLIDGNVQLHKNTDDGREVVIRVVKPGEIFAEVVLFEADCFPVSARAVTPVEVLVFPKDGIHRLLAQQDFRSDFIAQLMMKQRYLTERIQELTTKDVEYRFFTFLRDQYGEKELIHTPLSKKDIAAGIGTTPESLSRLIQRLTEDEIICWKGREIRMLSNPWKWLD from the coding sequence ATGGAAATTGAACTGCTGATTAAAAACGCCTCTTTTTTCAAAGGGTTGAACGGAGAGCATCATACCGAACTGGCGCGCATCTGCTCGTTGAGAAAGCTGAAGAAACGGGACTATCTTTTTCACGAAGGTGAAACCGGGAAAAGTATGTTTCTGCTTATCGATGGAAATGTGCAACTGCATAAAAATACGGACGACGGCCGGGAGGTGGTCATCCGTGTGGTGAAACCCGGCGAAATTTTTGCCGAGGTTGTGCTGTTCGAGGCCGATTGTTTTCCGGTTTCAGCGCGGGCGGTGACGCCGGTTGAGGTTTTGGTTTTTCCGAAGGACGGTATTCACCGTCTGTTGGCACAGCAGGATTTCCGCAGCGATTTTATTGCCCAGCTCATGATGAAGCAGCGCTATCTGACCGAGCGCATTCAGGAGCTGACGACCAAAGACGTGGAATATCGCTTTTTCACGTTCCTGAGGGACCAGTATGGCGAAAAAGAGCTGATCCATACGCCGCTGTCTAAAAAGGATATCGCAGCCGGAATCGGGACTACGCCCGAAAGTTTATCGCGTCTGATTCAGCGGTTGACTGAAGACGAAATTATCTGCTGGAAGGGGCGGGAAATCCGGATGCTCTCTAATCCGTGGAAGTGGCTGGACTGA
- the ade gene encoding adenine deaminase: MSDTDYSRKISSRGHFSVSGVLIRPGTREKFGARIEVQQGRIHSIIRDDRVAGPFIMPGFIDAHVHIESSLMIPSQFARVAVKHGTVAVVADPHEVANVAGEAGVRFMVRNAESVPLYFFFGVPSCVPASPLEKSGAVLSAADVERLLAEEDFHFLAEMMNFPGVVGGDDEVHAKLRVARAAGKPIDGHAPGLEGEDLRKYVQSGISTDHECTTLEEALAKIESGQKIQIREGSAARNFDSLAALIPQYPESVMICTDDCHPDDLERRHMNKIVSRAVARGYDLFDVLTVATANPVPHYGLPVGQLNEGDPADFIVVDDVVDFNVLETYINGVKVFDQNGVLFEPGKMIPPQFTFRDAVPDTDSIKVTASSETMNVIKAVPGELLTGWKTVPVVPGAEIVSDTEKDLLKIVVLDRYENTPPAIGFITGFGLKSGALAASIAHDSHHLLAIGGDDQSIVNALSWIVEHKGGLCYASESDVTGITLPFYGLMSDRPGEEISRLYQELNAEVVHAGCTIGAPFMTASFMALTVIPALKINHNGLFDVAQFRNIPLCT; encoded by the coding sequence ATGTCTGATACTGATTATTCTCGGAAAATATCATCGAGGGGTCATTTTTCGGTTTCGGGAGTGCTGATCCGTCCCGGAACGAGGGAAAAGTTCGGAGCCAGAATAGAGGTTCAGCAGGGGAGAATTCATTCGATTATACGGGATGATCGTGTTGCAGGGCCCTTCATTATGCCTGGTTTTATCGATGCGCATGTCCATATTGAAAGTTCCCTGATGATCCCGTCGCAATTTGCACGGGTGGCCGTAAAACACGGTACCGTTGCCGTCGTTGCGGATCCCCATGAGGTAGCGAATGTGGCGGGTGAGGCCGGCGTGCGGTTTATGGTTCGCAATGCGGAAAGCGTTCCGCTGTATTTCTTCTTCGGGGTTCCATCGTGTGTTCCGGCCTCACCGCTTGAAAAGAGCGGGGCGGTGTTGTCGGCAGCGGATGTGGAACGTTTACTGGCAGAGGAAGATTTCCATTTTCTGGCTGAGATGATGAATTTCCCCGGTGTTGTTGGAGGTGACGATGAGGTTCATGCTAAATTGCGGGTCGCTCGTGCCGCCGGCAAACCCATCGACGGCCATGCACCGGGGCTGGAAGGAGAGGATCTGCGGAAATATGTTCAGTCGGGGATTTCGACCGATCATGAATGCACGACGCTTGAAGAGGCACTCGCCAAGATTGAATCAGGTCAGAAAATCCAGATCAGGGAGGGGAGTGCTGCGCGTAATTTTGACTCGCTTGCCGCGTTGATCCCACAATATCCCGAATCGGTAATGATCTGTACCGACGATTGTCATCCCGACGATCTGGAACGGAGGCATATGAATAAAATTGTGTCCCGTGCAGTGGCCAGGGGATACGATCTGTTTGATGTTTTGACCGTGGCAACTGCAAATCCGGTTCCGCATTACGGACTGCCCGTTGGCCAGCTTAACGAAGGCGACCCCGCAGATTTCATTGTGGTTGATGATGTGGTGGATTTCAATGTTCTGGAAACCTATATAAACGGGGTTAAGGTTTTTGATCAGAACGGGGTGCTGTTCGAACCGGGAAAGATGATCCCGCCTCAATTTACATTCAGGGATGCTGTTCCTGATACGGATTCCATAAAAGTGACGGCGTCTTCGGAAACGATGAATGTGATCAAGGCCGTTCCCGGTGAATTATTAACCGGCTGGAAAACCGTACCGGTGGTTCCCGGGGCTGAAATTGTATCCGATACGGAGAAGGACCTTCTGAAGATTGTGGTGCTGGACCGCTATGAAAATACCCCGCCTGCAATCGGTTTCATCACGGGCTTCGGATTGAAATCAGGTGCGCTTGCCGCAAGTATCGCCCACGACAGCCATCACTTGCTTGCGATAGGGGGTGACGACCAAAGCATCGTGAATGCATTGAGCTGGATTGTTGAGCATAAAGGGGGGCTGTGCTATGCCTCTGAAAGCGACGTAACCGGAATCACGCTGCCCTTTTACGGCTTGATGAGCGACCGGCCCGGAGAGGAAATCAGCCGGCTTTATCAGGAATTGAATGCTGAGGTGGTGCATGCGGGGTGTACAATCGGCGCGCCCTTTATGACGGCATCCTTCATGGCTCTGACTGTGATCCCCGCCCTTAAAATAAACCATAACGGACTGTTTGATGTCGCACAGTTCCGCAATATTCCGCTTTGTACCTGA